The proteins below come from a single Parageobacillus thermoglucosidasius genomic window:
- the essB gene encoding type VII secretion protein EssB has product MEEKKTYLETQIDAVMTKDKHYTIIFQRAKLRMQHPLELQIVKEIDSYLLRDIDISEDEVKITITPPASCFPFPVVRKKSLLSRLRAAYQLVTKVKNHSRRRFILIVCPENLVFDHGLEPFFLHVGIKESLPPYEPDEARLLQEVKATVLALTDGQYQFEEYLKFHETLKYSAIAKEMLQAENLETLLSILERWMDEEEAKEQSSVHIPKRKWNVQRYIFFSIVALLIPAIIYMFYSVFFLQPKQKAYVQSAELFLQNKYSDVITALENYPPEKMPYVVQYELASSYVMTESLTEEQRKVVLNNITLKTDPQYLLYWIYIGRGRSEEAIELARAMEDRELIVYGLLKHREEIKADEKLSGEEKKQKLEEIDREIEEYKREREEQEQQSEEEEKQEEPNQQQSTTPAPNHTPPASNSVPPNNVETKQ; this is encoded by the coding sequence ATGGAAGAGAAAAAGACTTATTTGGAAACGCAAATCGATGCCGTAATGACAAAGGATAAACATTATACGATTATCTTCCAGCGCGCGAAATTAAGAATGCAGCATCCGCTAGAGTTGCAGATCGTAAAGGAAATCGATTCTTATTTATTGCGGGATATTGACATATCCGAGGATGAAGTGAAAATCACCATCACTCCGCCCGCGTCGTGTTTTCCGTTTCCAGTTGTACGGAAAAAGTCGCTGCTTTCCCGGCTAAGAGCGGCATATCAACTCGTCACAAAAGTGAAAAATCACTCGCGTCGCCGGTTTATCCTTATTGTTTGTCCGGAGAATCTCGTGTTTGATCACGGGTTGGAGCCTTTTTTCCTTCATGTTGGAATAAAGGAGAGCCTGCCGCCGTATGAGCCGGATGAAGCGCGCCTCCTTCAAGAAGTTAAAGCGACGGTGCTGGCATTGACAGACGGGCAATACCAATTCGAAGAATACTTGAAATTTCACGAAACATTAAAATATTCCGCTATTGCCAAGGAAATGTTGCAAGCAGAAAACTTAGAAACGCTTTTGTCCATTTTAGAACGATGGATGGATGAGGAAGAAGCGAAAGAACAGTCGTCTGTGCATATTCCAAAACGAAAATGGAACGTACAACGATATATTTTCTTTTCGATAGTAGCTTTGTTGATTCCTGCTATCATTTATATGTTTTATTCGGTCTTTTTTTTACAGCCAAAACAAAAAGCATATGTCCAAAGTGCAGAGCTGTTTTTACAGAATAAATATAGCGACGTGATTACTGCGCTGGAAAATTACCCTCCAGAAAAGATGCCGTATGTCGTGCAATATGAACTGGCTTCTTCCTATGTCATGACGGAGTCGCTTACTGAAGAACAACGGAAAGTAGTATTAAATAATATTACGTTGAAAACAGACCCGCAGTATTTGCTTTATTGGATTTATATCGGCCGGGGGAGAAGCGAAGAGGCGATCGAATTGGCGAGAGCGATGGAAGATCGGGAACTGATTGTGTATGGCTTGTTAAAACATCGCGAAGAGATTAAGGCGGATGAAAAGTTGTCCGGGGAGGAGAAGAAGCAAAAGTTAGAAGAAATTGATAGAGAGATAGAAGAATATAAGAGAGAACGCGAGGAACAGGAACAGCAATCGGAAGAAGAAGAAAAGCAAGAAGAGCCAAACCAGCAGCAGTCCACCACACCGGCACCTAATCATACGCCGCCTGCATCGAATAGCGTGCCGCCAAACAATGTGGAAACAAAACAATAA
- a CDS encoding EsaB/YukD family protein, with the protein MYIQVTIDLRHYTEDIFDLRLSNFYSIKKLIDIVWQLKSISAPPREGYWVRVDNKQMVCPGYFTLKDSGITDGDRIVIL; encoded by the coding sequence ATGTATATTCAAGTGACCATCGATCTTCGGCATTATACAGAGGATATATTTGACCTTCGCCTGTCCAATTTTTATTCGATCAAAAAGCTCATTGATATCGTTTGGCAGTTAAAAAGCATATCGGCACCGCCAAGAGAAGGCTACTGGGTGCGGGTGGACAATAAACAAATGGTCTGCCCGGGCTATTTTACATTAAAGGACAGCGGAATTACCGATGGAGACCGCATTGTGATATTGTAG
- a CDS encoding WXG100 family type VII secretion target: MSGVIRLTPEELRGVARQYNTESSNVTELISRLDQMSNVLQGIWEGASSEAFIQQYHELRPSFEKMAVLLNEIAQQLHNSATILEETDQQIASQIRG, from the coding sequence ATGTCGGGAGTGATTCGCCTAACACCGGAAGAGTTGCGCGGAGTCGCAAGACAATATAATACGGAAAGCTCTAATGTCACGGAATTAATTTCAAGACTGGATCAAATGAGCAATGTGCTGCAAGGAATTTGGGAAGGTGCTTCCAGCGAAGCATTTATCCAGCAGTATCACGAGTTGCGCCCATCATTTGAAAAAATGGCTGTACTATTGAATGAAATCGCGCAACAATTGCACAATTCCGCTACGATTCTGGAAGAAACAGATCAGCAAATCGCCAGCCAAATCCGTGGATAA
- a CDS encoding DUF6792 domain-containing protein, which yields MEYKHLTAEEIRRIYIEETGSNPPAQIHVYHSEDFRNVNVNDSGFDGTIIHFYDEEKGINQMYTIARGSEKREKDTWKPLDWAYNALGIFVGQSRSQYRDALEFDRKVTQIITEELKRKGQTIELKKIGLGHSQGGNHAEMIQLTEHRFSQVYVINDAPPSAYQLAYIDKRFRYELAKKFTPNILSDYNLIYSIPPSKLKSFAEEYYKKQIDERSIHHLTAEEDLLYAVSGVRGFAELVHLIHQEMKCGRGQIIDKTNEAVEQYQKRNLLSNDLYKNSMNTAAQRYTNMINDMRGQHITLYYDVIIREKKR from the coding sequence TTGGAATACAAACATTTGACTGCGGAGGAAATCAGGCGCATCTACATTGAAGAAACAGGAAGCAATCCCCCTGCCCAAATCCATGTTTATCATTCGGAAGACTTTAGAAATGTAAACGTCAACGATTCTGGCTTTGACGGGACGATTATTCATTTTTATGATGAAGAAAAGGGAATCAATCAAATGTATACCATCGCACGAGGAAGCGAAAAACGGGAAAAAGATACATGGAAACCACTGGATTGGGCGTACAATGCTTTGGGGATTTTCGTTGGACAAAGCAGAAGCCAATATAGAGATGCATTGGAATTTGACCGAAAAGTAACACAAATCATTACCGAAGAATTAAAGCGTAAAGGTCAAACAATCGAACTGAAAAAAATCGGATTGGGTCATTCGCAGGGCGGGAACCACGCTGAAATGATCCAGCTCACTGAACATCGATTTAGCCAAGTGTATGTCATTAACGATGCACCGCCCAGTGCGTATCAACTGGCATATATAGATAAAAGATTTCGATATGAATTAGCTAAAAAATTTACTCCAAATATATTGTCAGATTACAACTTAATCTACTCCATCCCCCCTTCCAAGCTTAAATCCTTTGCGGAAGAATACTACAAAAAGCAAATCGACGAGCGTTCGATTCATCATCTGACCGCCGAAGAGGATCTATTGTATGCGGTGAGCGGGGTGCGAGGGTTCGCGGAATTGGTTCATTTGATTCATCAGGAAATGAAATGTGGAAGGGGGCAAATCATCGACAAAACCAATGAAGCGGTTGAGCAGTATCAAAAAAGGAATCTATTATCCAATGATCTGTATAAAAACTCAATGAATACTGCCGCTCAGCGATATACAAACATGATTAATGATATGAGGGGACAACATATCACTTTGTATTATGATGTCATCATTCGGGAAAAGAAAAGGTAA
- a CDS encoding 3D domain-containing protein — protein sequence MKKLLLSITSSFFLAFGFSGAASAAGTYQVKSGDTLWDIAKKHKVTVSQLKSWNNLKSDLIKPKQVLKISGTTTKAAAKTTVKKAAAKTAAYKTITVKAYAYTVNCKGCSGITATGLNLKKNPSLKVIAVDPKVIPLGSKVYVEGYGYAVAADKGGGIRGNKIDVFMPTKAKAIQWGVRTVKVKVYK from the coding sequence TTGAAAAAATTACTATTATCTATTACTTCATCATTCTTTCTAGCATTTGGATTTTCAGGAGCTGCATCGGCAGCCGGTACATATCAGGTAAAAAGTGGTGACACTCTTTGGGATATAGCTAAAAAGCATAAAGTGACTGTCAGCCAGCTTAAGAGCTGGAATAACCTTAAAAGCGATTTGATCAAACCAAAGCAGGTTTTAAAGATTTCAGGAACGACAACCAAAGCGGCTGCTAAAACAACAGTAAAAAAGGCGGCAGCCAAAACAGCAGCGTACAAAACAATCACCGTTAAAGCATATGCTTATACAGTAAACTGCAAAGGGTGCAGCGGGATAACGGCTACAGGCTTAAATTTAAAGAAAAATCCTTCGCTGAAAGTTATTGCCGTTGATCCAAAGGTAATTCCGTTAGGCTCAAAGGTTTATGTGGAAGGTTACGGCTATGCGGTTGCAGCTGATAAAGGAGGCGGAATCAGAGGCAACAAAATTGACGTATTCATGCCAACAAAAGCAAAAGCTATCCAATGGGGTGTGAGAACAGTAAAAGTTAAAGTATATAAATAA
- a CDS encoding EAL domain-containing protein, translated as MADQLASIMLLADSLNSENLTAKIDKYLNKHPVGLIYLDIKRFREIEKRHGPIACQKLLEVWKQLIFEAEMSDSFGLLTHRMFGDDVLLFVRAERGDANWAKMGLLRLAHEISTMFGKKLNESIALSGDSIELYAGTAVLDPSTGRTAESLLYDAIKEAIHEARSKTDAEFRHLQMEFRDILARRKIAAHYQPIISLSTGSIYGYEALARGPQASYFATPNRLWEFAEKENQLYALETAARQRAIEGFLPHDSNWKLFINLNANVIHDPQFTPGQTLAFLEKMNLTPQNVVFEITERQSIDDYASFTKALDHYRNQGYQIAIDDAGAGYSSLQAIAELRPDYIKIDRSIIHHIGCDKIKEILLETLAGFAQKINCQIIAEGIETFEELEIVRRLGVHFGQGYLLGRPCPQLQPVPDAVLKWIQRYSSTV; from the coding sequence ATGGCGGATCAGCTTGCTTCCATTATGTTGCTCGCCGACAGCCTGAATAGCGAAAATCTTACGGCGAAAATAGATAAATATTTAAACAAACATCCTGTAGGGCTTATTTATTTAGATATAAAACGTTTTAGGGAAATAGAAAAAAGACATGGGCCAATAGCGTGCCAAAAGCTGCTTGAAGTATGGAAACAATTGATTTTCGAAGCGGAAATGTCCGACTCATTCGGTTTGTTGACCCACCGAATGTTTGGCGATGATGTTTTGTTGTTTGTCCGTGCGGAGCGGGGAGATGCAAATTGGGCGAAAATGGGTTTGCTTCGCTTGGCGCATGAGATTAGCACCATGTTTGGAAAGAAATTAAATGAATCAATCGCATTGTCTGGCGATTCGATTGAACTTTATGCTGGGACGGCGGTGTTGGATCCTAGCACAGGAAGAACAGCCGAAAGCTTGCTGTATGATGCGATCAAAGAAGCAATTCACGAAGCGAGAAGCAAAACGGACGCGGAATTCAGACACTTGCAGATGGAATTTCGTGATATACTTGCAAGGCGTAAGATAGCGGCTCATTATCAACCGATTATCTCTCTTTCAACTGGGAGCATCTATGGATATGAAGCGCTAGCGCGCGGTCCGCAGGCGAGTTATTTTGCGACGCCGAATCGCCTGTGGGAATTTGCGGAAAAAGAAAATCAGCTGTATGCATTGGAAACAGCCGCCCGTCAGCGGGCAATTGAGGGATTTTTGCCACACGATTCGAACTGGAAATTATTCATCAATCTTAATGCCAATGTGATTCACGATCCACAGTTTACCCCTGGACAGACATTGGCCTTCCTCGAAAAGATGAATTTGACACCACAAAACGTTGTGTTTGAAATTACAGAGCGCCAGTCCATCGATGATTACGCGTCTTTCACGAAAGCGTTAGATCATTATCGGAACCAGGGATACCAAATTGCAATTGACGATGCCGGAGCGGGCTATTCTTCTTTGCAAGCAATTGCTGAATTGCGCCCCGATTACATTAAAATTGACCGTTCGATTATTCATCATATCGGCTGCGACAAGATTAAAGAAATTTTGTTGGAGACGCTGGCAGGATTTGCGCAGAAAATCAATTGCCAAATTATTGCAGAAGGAATCGAGACTTTTGAGGAGTTGGAAATAGTAAGACGGCTTGGCGTTCATTTCGGCCAAGGATATTTGTTAGGCAGACCATGTCCGCAGCTACAGCCGGTTCCGGATGCGGTGCTGAAATGGATTCAAAGATATTCTTCAACAGTTTGA
- the smpB gene encoding SsrA-binding protein SmpB: MPKGEGKLIAQNKKAHHDYFIEETYEAGIVLKGTEIKSIRAGKVNLKDSFAKVEKGEVFLHNMHISPYEQGNRYNHDPLRTRKLLLHRREINKLIGYTKEQGYTLVPIKLYIKNGFAKVLLGVGKGKKKYDKREDMKRKEAQREIERAFRERQKI, encoded by the coding sequence ATGCCGAAAGGTGAAGGGAAACTGATAGCTCAAAACAAAAAAGCGCATCACGATTATTTTATCGAAGAAACGTATGAAGCAGGGATAGTCTTAAAAGGAACGGAAATTAAATCGATTCGTGCCGGAAAAGTAAATTTAAAGGATTCGTTTGCGAAAGTTGAAAAAGGAGAAGTATTTCTTCATAATATGCATATCAGCCCGTATGAACAAGGGAACCGCTACAACCATGACCCATTGCGGACAAGAAAGCTCCTTCTTCATCGCCGGGAAATTAATAAGCTGATTGGCTACACAAAGGAACAAGGTTATACGCTCGTGCCGATAAAGCTGTATATTAAAAACGGTTTTGCCAAAGTGTTGCTGGGAGTCGGCAAAGGGAAGAAAAAATATGATAAGCGCGAAGATATGAAACGAAAAGAAGCACAACGGGAAATTGAACGTGCTTTCCGCGAGCGGCAAAAAATATGA
- the rnr gene encoding ribonuclease R produces MDQSLVERILTFMRDEAYKPLTVQELEEAFGITDAAAFKEFVKALVAMEEQGLVVRTRSNRYGVPEKMNLVRGKVSGHAKGFAFVVPDDPELDDIFIPPSEMKNAMHGDTVLVRVHADSSGARREGTIVRILERGVTEVVGTYTESKYFGFVIPDDKKIVNDIFIPKHAANGAVEGHKVVVRLTSYPQGRMSAEGEVVKILGHKNDPGVDILSIIHKHGLPLQFPDEVLEHANRISDTISEKDLQGRRDLRDQMIVTIDGEDAKDLDDAVTVTKLANGHYKLGVHIADVSYYVEEGSPIDREAYERGTSVYLVDRVIPMIPHRLSNGICSLNPKVDRLTISCEMEINERGEVVSHEIFQSVIRTTERMTYSDVNKILVDKDEELRKKYAPLVPMFELMAELAEILRNKRMKRGAIDFDFKEAKVLVDENGKPYDVVLRERSVAERLIEEFMLAANETVAEHFHWLNVPFIYRVHEDPKPEKLQRFLEFITNFGYVVKGTGNQIHPRALQEILEAVRGEPEEMLISTVMLRSMKQARYDAESLGHYGLSTDFYTHFTSPIRRYPDLIVHRLIRTYLINGQMDEQTQQKWAEKLPDIAEHASNMERRAVEAERETDDLKKTEFMEDKIGMEFDGIISSVTNFGLFVELPNTIEGLVHVSYLTDDYYHYDERSYAMIGERTGKVYRIGDQITVRVINVNKDERSVDFEIVGMKDRRRKEPKHAPVVIEGKKRKKRNKDEKTKKAKKFYEDIPKLKAKKKKKKKK; encoded by the coding sequence ATGGATCAGTCATTAGTCGAGCGAATTTTAACGTTTATGCGGGATGAGGCGTACAAGCCTCTTACCGTTCAGGAGCTGGAAGAAGCGTTCGGTATCACGGACGCGGCAGCGTTTAAGGAGTTTGTTAAAGCGCTTGTTGCGATGGAGGAACAAGGGCTTGTTGTACGGACGAGAAGCAACCGTTACGGTGTGCCGGAAAAAATGAACTTAGTGCGCGGAAAAGTGTCCGGGCATGCGAAAGGATTCGCTTTCGTCGTGCCGGATGATCCGGAGCTCGATGACATTTTTATTCCGCCTTCTGAGATGAAAAACGCGATGCATGGCGATACTGTATTAGTGCGCGTGCATGCCGACTCTTCAGGTGCGCGCCGAGAGGGGACGATTGTGCGCATTTTAGAACGCGGCGTCACCGAAGTGGTCGGCACTTATACGGAAAGCAAATATTTCGGATTTGTCATCCCTGATGATAAAAAGATTGTCAACGATATTTTTATCCCGAAACATGCGGCAAACGGGGCCGTGGAAGGGCATAAAGTCGTCGTGCGGCTCACCTCATACCCGCAAGGGCGAATGAGCGCCGAAGGGGAAGTTGTGAAAATCCTCGGCCATAAAAACGATCCGGGCGTCGATATTTTATCCATTATTCATAAGCACGGCCTTCCGTTGCAATTTCCAGATGAAGTGCTCGAACATGCCAACCGCATTTCCGACACGATTTCGGAAAAAGACTTGCAAGGGCGCCGCGATTTGCGCGACCAAATGATTGTCACGATTGATGGCGAAGACGCCAAAGACTTAGATGACGCCGTCACTGTCACGAAATTGGCAAACGGGCATTATAAACTTGGCGTCCACATTGCCGATGTCAGCTATTATGTCGAAGAAGGCTCGCCGATTGACCGGGAAGCATACGAACGCGGGACAAGCGTTTATTTGGTCGACCGCGTCATTCCGATGATTCCGCATCGTTTGTCTAACGGCATTTGTTCGTTAAATCCGAAAGTTGACCGCTTGACGATTTCATGCGAAATGGAAATCAATGAGCGCGGCGAAGTCGTCAGCCACGAAATTTTCCAAAGCGTTATTCGCACGACGGAGCGGATGACGTATTCGGATGTGAACAAAATTCTCGTTGACAAAGATGAAGAGCTGAGAAAAAAATACGCTCCGCTTGTGCCGATGTTTGAATTGATGGCTGAACTTGCGGAAATTTTGCGCAATAAACGGATGAAGCGCGGCGCGATTGATTTCGATTTTAAAGAAGCGAAAGTGCTTGTCGATGAAAACGGAAAGCCGTACGATGTCGTGCTGCGCGAGCGTTCGGTGGCGGAACGGCTGATTGAGGAATTTATGCTTGCCGCGAATGAGACGGTCGCCGAACATTTCCACTGGCTGAACGTCCCGTTTATTTATCGTGTGCACGAAGATCCGAAACCGGAAAAATTGCAGCGTTTTCTGGAGTTTATCACCAACTTTGGCTATGTTGTTAAAGGAACGGGAAACCAAATTCATCCGCGCGCGCTTCAAGAGATTTTAGAAGCAGTGCGCGGCGAGCCGGAGGAAATGCTTATATCGACGGTGATGCTTCGTTCGATGAAGCAGGCGCGTTATGATGCTGAAAGCCTCGGGCATTACGGGTTATCGACCGATTTTTACACGCATTTTACCTCCCCGATCCGCCGTTATCCGGATTTAATTGTGCATCGCCTGATTCGCACGTATTTGATTAACGGGCAAATGGATGAACAGACACAGCAAAAATGGGCGGAAAAGCTTCCGGATATCGCGGAACACGCATCGAATATGGAGCGCCGCGCTGTGGAAGCAGAGCGGGAAACAGATGATTTGAAGAAAACAGAGTTTATGGAAGATAAAATTGGCATGGAGTTTGATGGAATTATCAGCTCCGTTACGAACTTCGGCCTCTTTGTGGAATTGCCGAATACGATCGAGGGGCTTGTTCATGTCAGCTACTTAACGGATGACTATTACCATTACGATGAACGGAGTTATGCCATGATTGGCGAACGGACCGGAAAGGTATACCGCATCGGCGACCAAATTACGGTTCGCGTCATCAATGTGAACAAAGACGAGCGGAGCGTTGACTTTGAGATCGTCGGGATGAAAGACCGCCGCCGTAAAGAGCCAAAACATGCCCCTGTTGTGATCGAGGGGAAAAAACGAAAAAAGCGCAATAAAGACGAAAAAACGAAAAAAGCAAAAAAATTTTATGAAGATATTCCAAAGCTAAAGGCGAAAAAGAAGAAGAAAAAGAAAAAATGA
- a CDS encoding alpha/beta hydrolase translates to MKVVPPKPFTFEAGERAVLLLHGFTGNSSDVRMLGRFLEAKGYTCHAPIYKGHGVPPEELVHTGPDDWWQDVINAYEFLKNKGYEKIAVAGLSLGGVFSLKLGYTVPVVGIIPMCAPMYIKSEETMYEGVLKYAREYKKREGKTPEQIEEEMEAFQKTPMKTLKALQQLIADVRERIDLIYAPTFVVQARHDEMINPDSANIIYNGIESPVKKIKWYEESGHVITLDKEKEQLHEDIYEFLESLDW, encoded by the coding sequence ATGAAGGTCGTTCCACCAAAACCATTTACGTTTGAAGCAGGAGAACGCGCAGTTTTGTTGCTGCACGGTTTTACCGGAAACTCGTCAGATGTCAGAATGTTGGGGCGCTTTCTTGAAGCAAAAGGATACACATGCCATGCACCAATTTATAAAGGGCACGGGGTGCCGCCAGAAGAGCTTGTGCACACTGGACCGGACGATTGGTGGCAAGATGTGATCAACGCCTATGAATTTTTAAAGAATAAAGGATACGAAAAAATCGCGGTTGCCGGACTGTCGCTTGGAGGCGTATTTTCTCTGAAATTAGGTTACACTGTACCTGTAGTGGGAATTATTCCAATGTGCGCGCCGATGTATATAAAAAGCGAAGAAACGATGTATGAAGGTGTGCTAAAGTATGCGCGCGAATATAAAAAACGGGAAGGAAAAACGCCGGAACAAATTGAAGAAGAAATGGAAGCATTTCAAAAGACGCCGATGAAAACGTTAAAAGCATTGCAGCAGCTTATTGCGGATGTGCGTGAGCGTATCGATTTGATTTATGCGCCGACATTTGTCGTGCAAGCGCGCCACGATGAAATGATTAACCCTGATAGCGCCAATATTATTTATAACGGTATTGAATCGCCTGTGAAAAAAATCAAGTGGTATGAAGAGTCAGGACACGTCATTACGCTGGATAAAGAAAAAGAACAGCTGCATGAGGATATTTACGAGTTTTTAGAATCGCTGGATTGGTAA
- the secG gene encoding preprotein translocase subunit SecG, protein MHTLLVTLLVIVSIALIVVVLLQSGRSAGLSGAITGGAEQLFGKQKARGLDAVLQRITVVLAVLFFVLSIAVTYMQL, encoded by the coding sequence ATGCATACGTTGCTTGTCACATTGTTAGTTATTGTTTCGATTGCGCTTATTGTGGTCGTTTTGTTGCAATCGGGACGAAGCGCTGGCCTTTCTGGCGCCATTACCGGCGGTGCGGAGCAGCTGTTTGGAAAACAGAAAGCGCGCGGATTGGATGCGGTGTTGCAGCGCATAACAGTTGTGCTAGCGGTATTGTTTTTTGTATTATCAATAGCGGTGACGTATATGCAACTTTAA
- the eno gene encoding phosphopyruvate hydratase yields the protein MSAILDVYAREVLDSRGNPTVEVEVYTEDGGFGRALVPSGASTGEYEAVELRDGDKSRYLGKGVLKAVENVNEVIAPAIIGLEVTDQVGIDKTLIELDGTENKSKLGANAILGVSLAVARAAADELGMPLYQYLGGFNAKTLPVPMMNILNGGAHADNNVDIQEFMIMPVGAKSFREALRMGAEIFHSLKAVLKAKGYNTAVGDEGGFAPNLKSNEEALQTIIEAIEKAGYKPGEEVMLAMDVASSELYNKEDGKYHLEGEGVVRTSEEMVAWYEELVSKYPIISIEDGLDENDWEGHKLLTERLGKKVQLVGDDLFVTNTKKLAEGIEKGVGNSILIKVNQIGTLTETFDAIEMAKRAGYTAVVSHRSGETEDSTIADIAVATNAGQIKTGAPSRTDRVAKYNQLLRIEDQLGDTAIYNGIKSFYNLKK from the coding sequence ATGTCTGCAATTTTAGATGTATACGCACGTGAAGTATTAGACTCTCGCGGCAATCCGACGGTAGAAGTCGAAGTATATACGGAAGACGGCGGTTTTGGCCGTGCATTAGTACCAAGCGGTGCATCAACAGGAGAATACGAAGCGGTTGAATTGCGCGATGGCGATAAAAGCCGTTATCTTGGCAAAGGCGTATTAAAAGCGGTGGAAAACGTTAATGAAGTCATTGCGCCAGCGATCATCGGCTTGGAAGTGACAGACCAAGTTGGCATTGACAAGACGTTAATTGAATTGGACGGCACGGAAAACAAAAGCAAATTAGGGGCAAACGCGATTTTAGGTGTGTCTTTGGCAGTTGCGCGCGCGGCAGCAGATGAATTAGGCATGCCATTATACCAATACCTTGGCGGATTTAACGCAAAAACACTGCCTGTGCCAATGATGAACATTTTAAACGGCGGCGCGCATGCGGATAACAACGTCGATATTCAAGAATTTATGATTATGCCTGTCGGCGCGAAAAGCTTCCGCGAAGCGCTTCGCATGGGCGCAGAAATTTTCCATAGCTTAAAAGCCGTATTAAAAGCAAAAGGCTACAATACAGCGGTTGGTGACGAAGGTGGTTTCGCGCCAAACTTAAAATCGAACGAAGAAGCATTGCAAACGATCATTGAAGCGATTGAAAAAGCCGGCTACAAACCAGGCGAAGAAGTGATGCTGGCAATGGACGTTGCTTCTTCCGAGCTTTACAACAAAGAAGACGGCAAATATCATTTAGAAGGCGAAGGCGTTGTCAGAACGTCTGAAGAAATGGTTGCATGGTATGAAGAACTTGTTTCAAAATACCCTATCATTTCCATCGAAGACGGTTTAGATGAAAACGACTGGGAAGGCCATAAACTACTAACGGAGCGCCTCGGCAAAAAAGTACAGCTTGTCGGTGACGACTTGTTTGTAACGAACACGAAAAAACTGGCGGAAGGAATTGAAAAAGGCGTCGGCAACTCGATTTTAATTAAAGTTAACCAGATCGGTACATTAACGGAAACGTTCGATGCAATTGAAATGGCGAAACGCGCTGGATATACGGCGGTTGTTTCCCACCGTTCCGGTGAAACGGAAGACAGCACGATCGCTGACATCGCAGTGGCGACAAACGCTGGCCAAATCAAAACAGGGGCTCCTTCCCGCACGGACCGCGTTGCGAAATACAATCAATTGCTCCGCATCGAAGACCAGCTTGGCGACACAGCGATTTACAACGGCATTAAATCATTCTACAACTTGAAAAAATAA